The following proteins are encoded in a genomic region of Nicoliella spurrieriana:
- the trpS gene encoding tryptophan--tRNA ligase has translation MTNKKVILTGDRPTGKLHIGHYVGSLRNRVALQNSGKYDTYLLIADMQALTDNARDPEKIQHSLLQVALDYLAVGIDPEKSTICVQSQLPALNELTMHYLNLVTVSRLNRNPTVKAEIQQKKFGQSVPAGFFIYPVSQAADITAFKAETVPVGADQEPMLEQAREIVRSFNSIYNQQILVEPEGYFPPKEMGRIPGLDGNAKMSKSLGNAIYLADDPDTIQKKVMSMYTDPDHIHVEDPGKVEGNTVFTYLDIFDKNQAHVEELKQQYRHGGLGDVKIKRYLNEVLQAELEPIRTRREAFAKDPAAVYDILKAGSARAREVTNQTLQEVRDAIGINYFK, from the coding sequence ATGACGAACAAAAAAGTAATTTTAACTGGAGATCGGCCCACTGGCAAGCTTCACATTGGGCATTACGTGGGTTCATTACGAAACCGGGTCGCACTGCAAAATTCTGGCAAGTATGACACCTACTTATTAATTGCTGATATGCAAGCATTAACTGACAATGCACGTGATCCAGAAAAGATTCAACATAGCTTGTTACAAGTAGCACTCGATTATTTAGCAGTAGGAATTGATCCTGAAAAATCGACAATTTGTGTTCAATCACAATTACCAGCGTTAAACGAATTAACGATGCACTACCTTAACTTAGTAACGGTTTCCAGATTGAATCGAAACCCAACGGTTAAGGCTGAAATCCAACAAAAGAAGTTTGGTCAGAGTGTGCCAGCTGGCTTTTTTATTTATCCAGTTAGCCAAGCTGCGGATATTACCGCATTTAAGGCCGAAACGGTGCCGGTCGGTGCCGATCAAGAACCAATGTTAGAACAAGCTCGTGAAATTGTTCGCTCGTTTAACTCCATTTATAATCAGCAAATTTTGGTGGAACCAGAGGGTTACTTCCCACCAAAGGAAATGGGGCGGATCCCAGGATTAGATGGGAATGCTAAGATGAGTAAATCCCTCGGAAATGCAATTTACTTGGCAGATGATCCAGATACGATTCAAAAAAAGGTAATGTCAATGTACACCGATCCTGACCATATTCACGTGGAAGATCCTGGTAAAGTGGAGGGAAATACGGTCTTTACCTACCTTGATATTTTTGATAAGAATCAAGCCCACGTTGAGGAACTGAAGCAACAGTACCGGCATGGCGGATTAGGGGACGTTAAAATTAAGCGGTATTTAAATGAAGTCCTTCAGGCCGAATTAGAACCAATTCGGACCAGACGTGAAGCATTCGCTAAGGATCCAGCTGCCGTTTATGACATTTTGAAGGCCGGGAGTGCACGCGCCCGTGAAGTAACTAATCAAACCCTTCAAGAAGTTCGTGATGCAATCGGGATTAATTACTTTAAATAA